The nucleotide window GGCTTCAATGATACCTTTCTCCTTCTGCAGATTGTCCTCCCACCCACCGTCTTCAGATTTTGTAGACTGCTTGCGATTGACCACTTTGCGGTATTGTATGAAGTAGTCAACTACCTTTACACCATGTCCTACAATGGTAGGGTCGGTCCAGGTGATAACAACACTTGTTGATTTGATGTCACTAACTGCAGGTTTTCCTGGTTGGCTTGCTGGACAAGTTGTACAATGATCGCTAGTGGTACTAGGTGGACTCTTGATGCCCGACTCGTACAAAGCAACTACCTGAAATGTGTAAGTAGTATTTGCGTCCAGATTCTTAACTTTGAACTCCTTCTTGGACGATTCAATGTCGATTTCGTTGATCATGTTTCCCGCTTTCATCAACTGGATGAAGTAGCTTTCAACGATTTCATCCTTTCCCATCTTACCGGGCTGTTTCCATTCCAGAACGACACTGGAAGCAGTCACGTTACGGAACTCAGGTTTTTCAGGCGGTTTTGCCGACAGTGTTGTTGCCACAGCACTTCGCTCGCTCTCGGGGCCCACACCTGCCGAGCATACGGCACTGACTTGGAACCTTATTGACTGGTTTGGTTCTAGGTTGTCAATCAAGACTTGGGTTTCCAGGCTCTTTGTTTGCATTTCTTGAGGGTCACTTGTTTGCTCATTCTGACCACGAAATACTTTGTACTTGACAGCGTACCTTTGAACATTCGACATACCATACTTCGGTTCAGTCCATGTCAGATTTATCGAGTATTGATCGACGACGTCACACTGGGGCTTCAAAGGCTGACTTGGTGGTTGAAAGTCTTCTTGAGTCAACTCGCCTTGCTCAAATAGATTCACTGTTCCGCCGATTCTACCACTTTTTCCTTCTGCAGATCCGGAGGGGTCGTGTTCAAATCCGGTCTCGATGAACTTGGTGCAGTCTTCTTGTTGATTGCTCTCAAAGAAATCAGCAAATAGTCTTGCCTTGAGCCTCATCTCTTTCATGAAGGACGTATCGTCATACCATTGGCTATCTTCGTAACGACCACCTTTTCTTTCTGCGATGTACTCGGACAGCGCCCTCAAGTAACATTCCTGTTTCCCTTTTAGTTGGAAAGTAAAGCAAACTACGTTCTCGATTCCCGGGTCAATGAGAATATCGTCTAGATTCTCACGAGACTTCACGATGTCTACGTCTGGGAGAAACTTGACGTAATGTCGGACCACACTCAACTCTTTGCGCTTACTTTTTACCCAAGCATCGAGTGACGTCAGATTGAATGGTGACGAATCAACATCCCGGAACATGTCCTTGATGCGCCCCTCGCCGTCACTTCCACTTCGAATTTGGAGCAATACGTGTGCTAGCTGTTTCTTGTAACTTGATTTAAACTCCGTCAGTAGCTTTATGAAGAACTCAAACTTCTCTTTTAACTGGGGGAAATTTGTGGACAATGGGTCGTTCGCCATCTCACGGGTTCTCGTCAAACAATCCTCTATACCTTCAAGGAAAGTTTGGGCCTGTGTAGGGAGACTGTCACTTACAGCACTACAAACCCGAGCAGATCTAGGATCTATCTTGCCTAGTGGATATAAAAATACCTTAATCGGAACGGCTTTCGCCTCAGACATTTCGGCCAAGGTTGACAGAAATTGAACAACACCTTCAACATCTGCCGGGTTGCGCTCAAGGGGCAAGTCACTATAAACCTTCCACCGAACGTGTTGGTCCCAACTGGCAGAAATATCGTCCTCTTCTTTGACATGGGCTGCAAGTTTGTCCACGAGGTCTTCTAGGACTTTTGCAGCATCTTCCTTTTCGTCACCCTCACAGTAATCAAACACGATAAAGGTGTTCGACCCATACAAAATTGACTTAACAACATGAGTGGCATTACCATTTCCTGCAAACAAGTCATGGTCTTTGCCTTTCAGATGGGATTCTAGTGCTTTCTGCGTCAAGCATTCAAGCTTATTGCTTGTGTTGACATGCAGAGTGAGCCGACAGCGACTGTCTAAGGGCTGTCGATCATGCAGATACTCTGCAGCCGCCTCGGCCTTAACTAATCCCCCTAGTACACTTGCCTTAAGGGAAGCATCAAGACCTAAAGCCATTGATTTGTCATCGAACGAATTAGACCGAATTACGGTGAGCTTTAATCCTTTCTGTTGTTCGACTACTTTCAGTTGATCTCCTATGGTTTCTTTGTTAATGAACGTGATACCTTTGGTGATAGCCTCATCACTACGGACGTCGTATAATGTGCCTATACGCATTGATCTACCCAGAGTTGGTATCTCCAGTGTGTCTGAGAGTgattcctccatgattgtacCACTGACCTGCACACAATAGAGTCAACATGAgaataaagaaaacacaaataagTTCAGTTCTAGTAGATGATATTTGCATTGGGGattaagaataataattttggttgtacccAACGtatacaccgatatgtgtaagcactgtctactcagtactttcccaagctctgtggaaaaaaatcacaggcataatatactcgggtgggattcgaacccatgaacattgcaattttagagcagtgtcttaccaactatagACTAGACCTGTGATTTCttgttcacagagcttgggaaagtacagCGTAATAAAACAACGGCGTATAtgggtttaaagggaaggtacaccatcggtaattgtcaaagaccagtgttctcacttggtgtatctcaacataattatgcataaaataacaaagacttctagctagaagtctttttttattttagtgagaaattacatttttctcaaaaactacgttacttcagagggagtcgtttctcacaatggtttatactatcaacagctctccaatgctagttaccttGTCAGGTtttgagttaatatttgttttgagtaattaccaaacgtgtaccttccctttaaaacaaaatgatgttcAATTCGCTTGGGCGCTAATGGAAATCAAGTTACTGTAACACAATGCAATGCAATgttgtgcctttaagcagctctattaaattgggtcTTTGTCTTTGGCAATTTggcatttgataaaaaaaaatgtctacACCTTCATCAGTagtttgcaaaaacttttaACGCAAATCAACAAGTGTGGGTCTGAACAAAGCCGACGTCGATgagttttgtataaataaaaatcaacatttttagcCGTCAAAATTTAGCTTTCTTTTCGAATTGATTTCAAGAAGAGTTTTCGAACTCACCAGTGAGCTCTTTCAATAGCTCCTTGGTCAGAAGATCCGTGAAGATGATAAGATCTTTCTGGAACTGTAGGAAAGAAGAATCTATTAGTGGTCTTTGGGGGtctagataaaacaaaaatctcgACCACCCACCCGTTGCAATTTCAAACTAAATTATAAAGATTTCTTTGTGGCTGGCCCGATTTTATTAATATATTAATATAAACTATTTTACAACCTTTTCTGTCTGTAGTTATTTTAAGGAAACGACAACAGTCCAATGAATAACCAATGAATTTATAAACAGACACTGAAATAAGGGGCAACCTAGCTTTGTGGTACAATCGATATGATTCACACAATAACATGTATTTGCTGTCCCTTTAATATTGCGAGACACACGTTACGGCAATTTTATTCAATTGTTGTTTAATTGAAGTCCTTTTTCGAAAATCACAACACAAGCTTTGACGTACTTCCGCCTATCAAACCCTGTGTGCAGACATTGAACGCAAAAGCCAGCATTTTGGGGCCATtcctttgtttgcatttttgacGGGGGAAAAAATGGAAACAGGATAAACTTGGTGCACGTTTGCATACAATCAGAGGCCTTTATTTCGCCTCAGTGGGCGATTTGTGAGTCAAaagtttttcattttaaattagGACATaaatttagttgtttttttctggtgTAAATCCTGAAGGGAATTATGCAAAATGTTGACATTGCTTTCTGTGGAATTACGTTAACACTTACCGGCGCGGCAGGTTCAACCACTTGACCTGGCTGTGTCTGTGATTTGGTTCGATATTTAGGCCATCCAAATCTAGAAACAAATCTGTAAATAAGAAGGACAAGATCCTTAAAAAACCGGTAAGGTGagggtaaagcccggttcatacttcctgcgaatgcgaatgcgatacgaatgttgacgtcacaaattcgcaacgaaaaattcgcagcagggcaactctgctcaactcacttgcgaatatcgctaagaaaggagagttgtgacgtcaaattcacgtcaaattcgcagtcacactgcagcgataacgaaaacgataacgatcacgacgcaaagagaacgcattctattggttgaattgctcatTTAACCAATGGAGGgtgtcgttctcgttatcgaggcctgtttGACCGGGCCTTTACCCGGATTATCGAGTACCGGAGAGTATCACCGTCCTGTATACCACAGCGAGGGTTCTGTACTGTAACACTTCCTATTCCTTCCTGTCTTGAGATGAGACTACGTTTCTAATAAACGCCGTCGTGTATACATATTCCCTCTTGGgggatttttcaaaaagggaaaaGAAGCCCGAATTCCATATTCATGAGAAGACCGCCGTAATACAAACCTCCCCCATTGgagaattatttaaaaaagtattGCAGCGTATATCTTCTACTCAAGCCAGGAATTGACAGTTTACAAAACCCCTCACTGCGCGCGGTGTGTACAAAAAATACGCATCCGGCCCGGTCATAACTGACGGcggcacaattttgttttattataacatAGCTCACACATAGATCCTAgttatttgattggtggaaaAGCACCACGagtcattgtttattttgtcgTGTTTTCACTGTTACAACGTTACACCGACTGTATCTGATCATTCTGATGTTAATAACTGACCTGACTGACTGAACTGACTTGCATCTGACAAGACCTTACCTAAATTGACCAAACCTGAACTGACCTGACCTTACCTGACCCGTGTATCTGACCAGAACTGATCATAATTGACCTGACATATCCTGTTGATCTGAATTTCCTGAATCAAACCTGACCTTTTCTGAGTAAACATATAGTTCTGACCAGACCTACATCTGACTTAAACTGACCCATTCTGAGTAAACTGCAGACAACTTTCCTGAGTTTATAACAGACCCGAGTGTATACAGCAACAGACCTGACCTGACTGGACCAtaaccctttagtccctgcaccgcccgagtttgctgaaaaccaaTTTCTCCAGTAAactactggaatcgtagttcgcattttaaaagatagccatggcttaatatgtatgtacaattttttaccctttcggtaatatttgtataaaattacaagttctcatgggaacaataaatgcctctcgttaaacgtctacggtaatttttatggcgaatatttttgtgcacggatgaaatggacacaatagcttttcaaggcttttgccTGGCTCAATGGTCATACTGATTGAATGCGAAGGTGTcaattttcgacaatatcatcataaattatgaacaatttcctgtttactaatgagcgtttttttCGTAatagctaaattatttcatcatcattagcttcgacaagtcaactgtgaagggagaattaataacgatctataacaactagatatattaacaaatgcgtagacctactaatgactatcgagttttcttttgatgttctttttttctacaaacacaagctagcgaggtttccgcGTACCGCatataggcggctgggcggtacagtggCTAAATGGATAACAGACCTGTGTATCTAGAGTATACTGCATCTGACCACACCTGACCTGACCCATCCAGCAGAACTGCGTATACTGCATCTGACCACACCTGACTTGACCCATCCAGCAAAACTGAGTATACTGCATCTGACCACACCTGACTTGACCCATCCAGCAGAACTGAGTATACTGCATCTGACCAGACCTGACTTGACCCATCCAGCAGAACTGAGTATACTGCATCTGACCAGACCTGACTTGACCCATCCAGCAGAACTGAGTATACTGCATCTGACCACACCTGACTTGACCCATCCAGCAGAACTGAGTATACTGCATCTGACCACACCTGACTTGACCCATCCAGCAGAACCGAGTATACTGCATCTGACCACACCTGACTTGACCCATCCAGCAGAACTGAGTATACTGCGTCTGACCACACCTGACTTGACCTATCCAGCAGAACTGAGTATACTGCATCTGACCACTCCTGACCTGACCCATCCAGCAAAACCGAGTATACTGCATCTGACCAGACC belongs to Asterias amurensis chromosome 5, ASM3211899v1 and includes:
- the LOC139937385 gene encoding uncharacterized protein, which codes for MEESLSDTLEIPTLGRSMRIGTLYDVRSDEAITKGITFINKETIGDQLKVVEQQKGLKLTVIRSNSFDDKSMALGLDASLKASVLGGLVKAEAAAEYLHDRQPLDSRCRLTLHVNTSNKLECLTQKALESHLKGKDHDLFAGNGNATHVVKSILYGSNTFIVFDYCEGDEKEDAAKVLEDLVDKLAAHVKEEDDISASWDQHVRWKVYSDLPLERNPADVEGVVQFLSTLAEMSEAKAVPIKVFLYPLGKIDPRSARVCSAVSDSLPTQAQTFLEGIEDCLTRTREMANDPLSTNFPQLKEKFEFFIKLLTEFKSSYKKQLAHVLLQIRSGSDGEGRIKDMFRDVDSSPFNLTSLDAWVKSKRKELSVVRHYVKFLPDVDIVKSRENLDDILIDPGIENVVCFTFQLKGKQECYLRALSEYIAERKGGRYEDSQWYDDTSFMKEMRLKARLFADFFESNQQEDCTKFIETGFEHDPSGSAEGKSGRIGGTVNLFEQGELTQEDFQPPSQPLKPQCDVVDQYSINLTWTEPKYGMSNVQRYAVKYKVFRGQNEQTSDPQEMQTKSLETQVLIDNLEPNQSIRFQVSAVCSAGVGPESERSAVATTLSAKPPEKPEFRNVTASSVVLEWKQPGKMGKDEIVESYFIQLMKAGNMINEIDIESSKKEFKVKNLDANTTYTFQVVALYESGIKSPPSTTSDHCTTCPASQPGKPAVSDIKSTSVVITWTDPTIVGHGVKVVDYFIQYRKVVNRKQSTKSEDGGWEDNLQKEKGIIEASPCLISDLYPNTNYVARVTLVCSVKKGKKPEMIHSPISVPFTTLPAGPPSGLRAQQVSTSQIEIKWKKPTVGGAEVKHFKVEYSSDVDSGVVRKKTDDSSCKFVIRGVKSETRYNIKVLGFCGNAGAGEVSKVECTTRKLIKEDVVKSSKILQPGDPNTGKPTIFKLPLTEVCKKSQSRSFMFGKGSKIDREHKVIMVVGVTGSGKSTLINAMVNDILEVEWQDEYRFKVVDVCEGNGSSQAHSQTQVLTSYTLMDENLNLPYDLTIIDTPGFGDTRGIQRDNVIFEQIREFFSDAEYHGIDHIDAIGFVVQASNVRLTQTQQYVFDAILSVFGKDIAGNIIVLATFADQKYPPVMAALKEAEIPFTGKVFKFNNSALFAEVRQPNHQGGHKTSNGKDDGKFDTMFWEMGSKSLKEFFRNTQTLEARSLLLTKEVLEERKRLETAIQGLQPQIMVGNCKYESLRREQQILEENEAQIEANKDFNVTVKVPKCRKVDITGEYITNCSKCHSTCHYPCAFANDADKAKCSAMSDGVCTVCPGKCSWDVHFNQQYRFEFYEEEEEKTFEEIEARYRDASGKKLTVQQVIKKHMENLKEVRATVFALIAEAHKSVTRLEEIALKPNPLSTVEYIDLLIESEKRSGKPGWQDRVHGLEDVRKEADITGKVKDANYDPFKQFEANITGGGKKKKGWFSSLFN